The following are encoded in a window of Roseimaritima ulvae genomic DNA:
- a CDS encoding response regulator, with protein MTTKTVFTTGEAAKICKVSQQTIIRCFDNGSLRGFRVPGSKFRRIPREQLFSFMKENGIPTDALESGKKKVLVVDDDQDLVDLISDGFERDGRFEIRTANNGFDAGMQVREFRPDLVVLDVMLPDINGKEVCQRVRSDSALDMVKILCISGMVEQDKVEGLKTAGANDFMQKPFAIDDLILRSCDLVEIDRVVSN; from the coding sequence ATGACCACCAAAACGGTGTTTACGACGGGCGAAGCAGCGAAGATTTGCAAGGTCAGCCAGCAAACCATCATTCGCTGTTTCGACAATGGTTCGTTGCGAGGATTTCGGGTACCGGGCAGTAAGTTTCGGCGGATCCCCCGCGAACAGCTATTTAGCTTTATGAAGGAGAACGGGATCCCCACCGACGCGCTGGAAAGCGGCAAGAAGAAGGTCTTGGTGGTGGACGACGATCAAGACTTGGTCGATCTGATCTCCGATGGTTTCGAGCGTGACGGGCGGTTTGAGATTCGCACGGCCAACAACGGCTTCGACGCCGGCATGCAAGTCCGCGAGTTCCGTCCCGACCTGGTGGTCTTGGACGTGATGCTGCCGGACATCAATGGCAAAGAAGTTTGTCAGCGAGTTCGCAGCGATAGCGCTCTGGACATGGTCAAGATCCTGTGCATCTCCGGAATGGTCGAACAGGACAAAGTGGAAGGCCTCAAGACGGCCGGTGCGAATGACTTTATGCAAAAGCCGTTTGCCATCGATGACTTGATCCTACGCTCCTGTGACCTGGTCGAAATTGACCGCGTTGTTTCGAACTAA
- the mnmG gene encoding tRNA uridine-5-carboxymethylaminomethyl(34) synthesis enzyme MnmG produces the protein MSDSVYRYDVIVIGAGHAGTEAAAAAARLGARTALLTTNVDTVGQMSCNPAIGGVAKGQIVREVDALGGLMGQAIDATGIQFRLLNRRKGPAMHSPRAQADKKAYQNEIKWRIEDQENLDLRQETVEGLWTEEHAEGRRVRGVRVRGGATYEAPCVVLTTGTFLQAIMHTGEQKTAGGRAGEGTTAGLSGTLRELGFEIERFKTGTPPRLSGRTIDWKQTERQPGDEQPQAFSFLTDSLPQTQMDCFITYTNDAVHDLIRANLHRAPMYSGQIDSAGPRYCPSIEDKVVRFADKNQHQLFLEPEGRQTHEVYVNGISTSLPRDVQDQIMRLIPGLEQAKIMRYGYAVEYDFCPPTQLWPHLEAKTVEGLFLAGQINGTTGYEEAAGQGLLAGANAALKCAGKSPYVPQRDEAYLGVLVDDLVTAGTDEPYRMFTSRAEYRLLLRQDNADRRLTERGYEVGLVDAARRQRLHDKLQQMQRAEQILRDGRIEDTPADRYLKRPEVRWAEIQAQIPELATIPAEAALQVEYDIKYAGYIGRQKQEVSKQQRLASRRIPTSFDYQGITPLRTEAKQKLSKVQPLTLAQARRISGITPADIALVMAHLEGGGCGKRDQN, from the coding sequence ATGTCCGATTCGGTGTATCGCTACGACGTGATTGTGATCGGCGCTGGACATGCGGGGACCGAAGCCGCTGCCGCTGCCGCCCGCTTGGGGGCACGCACGGCGTTGCTGACGACCAATGTCGATACCGTGGGCCAGATGAGCTGCAATCCGGCCATCGGCGGGGTCGCCAAGGGCCAGATCGTCCGCGAGGTCGACGCGCTCGGGGGCCTGATGGGGCAGGCCATCGACGCCACTGGAATCCAGTTCCGGCTGCTCAACCGCCGCAAAGGCCCGGCCATGCACAGCCCGCGGGCGCAGGCCGATAAAAAGGCCTACCAGAACGAAATCAAATGGCGGATCGAGGATCAGGAAAACCTGGATTTGCGGCAGGAAACCGTCGAAGGGTTGTGGACCGAAGAACACGCGGAGGGCCGCCGCGTCCGTGGCGTGCGGGTTCGCGGCGGCGCGACCTACGAAGCGCCCTGCGTGGTGTTGACCACCGGCACCTTCCTGCAAGCCATCATGCATACCGGCGAACAGAAAACCGCCGGGGGCCGAGCCGGCGAAGGCACCACGGCCGGGCTGAGCGGCACGCTGCGGGAGTTGGGCTTCGAAATCGAACGCTTTAAAACCGGCACCCCGCCTCGGCTCAGCGGACGCACGATCGATTGGAAACAAACCGAACGCCAACCGGGCGATGAACAGCCGCAAGCGTTTTCGTTCCTAACGGACTCCCTGCCGCAAACGCAGATGGACTGTTTCATTACCTATACCAACGACGCGGTCCACGACCTAATTCGCGCCAACTTGCACCGCGCCCCGATGTATAGCGGCCAGATCGATTCGGCCGGTCCGCGTTATTGCCCTTCGATCGAAGACAAAGTCGTGCGGTTCGCCGACAAGAACCAGCACCAGTTGTTCCTCGAACCCGAAGGCCGGCAGACGCACGAAGTTTACGTCAACGGCATCTCGACCAGTTTGCCCCGCGATGTTCAAGACCAAATCATGCGGCTGATCCCCGGCTTGGAACAGGCCAAAATCATGCGGTATGGCTACGCCGTGGAGTACGACTTCTGTCCGCCCACGCAACTCTGGCCGCATCTGGAAGCCAAAACCGTCGAGGGCCTATTTCTGGCCGGACAGATCAACGGCACCACCGGGTATGAAGAAGCCGCTGGGCAGGGCCTGCTGGCCGGTGCCAACGCCGCATTAAAATGCGCGGGGAAATCGCCCTACGTACCGCAGCGCGACGAAGCCTACCTGGGCGTGCTGGTCGACGACCTGGTGACCGCCGGCACCGATGAGCCTTACCGGATGTTTACCAGCCGCGCCGAATACCGGTTGTTGCTGCGGCAGGACAACGCCGACCGCCGATTAACCGAACGCGGCTACGAAGTCGGCCTGGTCGATGCCGCTCGCCGCCAACGGCTGCACGATAAATTGCAGCAGATGCAGCGAGCCGAACAGATCCTTCGCGACGGACGGATCGAAGACACGCCGGCCGATCGCTACCTAAAACGCCCCGAAGTCCGTTGGGCGGAAATCCAGGCCCAGATTCCCGAACTGGCCACGATTCCGGCCGAAGCGGCCCTGCAGGTGGAATACGACATCAAGTATGCCGGCTACATCGGTCGGCAAAAGCAGGAAGTGTCGAAGCAGCAGCGGTTGGCGTCGCGGCGAATCCCCACCAGCTTTGATTACCAGGGAATCACGCCGCTGCGGACCGAAGCCAAGCAGAAACTGTCCAAGGTCCAGCCGCTGACGTTGGCGCAAGCCCGGCGGATCAGCGGGATTACGCCCGCAGACATCGCTCTGGTGATGGCGCATCTGGAGGGTGGCGGTTGTGGAAAACGTGATCAAAACTAG
- the holA gene encoding DNA polymerase III subunit delta: MPLLHAFDVLTDTKLDADSLPPAILLVGGDSTLRSWCRARLAGDQDVTEAEGDTAQWPDLRDDLCTASLFSFGERRTVVVRGGDALIKRYRSELEDYVAAPSTAGRLILEVESLASNTRLYKAADKQGWLVECKPPVLKSGRSTRPDHGRLRSFLTDFVAPRHQCKIKSGAADRLVDLIGDDAGMLDTEIAKLAVNLPVGGEITETLVDDVVAGWQGKTMWEIIDAAASGNAAVALQHVDRLLTSGQRPIALLPQLAWSLRRLGMATAAVDAAEQRGRRSGLSEAFKASGFRGRPQDMQQAEQQLKQLGRERGRRILPWLLEADLKLKGSHSSEGRDRWVLEELFLKLARNK; the protein is encoded by the coding sequence ATGCCGTTGCTGCACGCCTTTGACGTCCTCACCGACACCAAACTCGACGCCGATTCGCTGCCACCCGCGATCCTGCTGGTCGGCGGCGACAGCACGTTGCGTTCCTGGTGCCGCGCTCGCCTGGCGGGCGACCAAGACGTCACAGAAGCGGAGGGCGACACGGCTCAGTGGCCCGACCTTCGCGACGACCTCTGCACCGCTTCGCTGTTTTCCTTTGGCGAACGTCGCACGGTGGTGGTCCGCGGCGGCGATGCCTTGATCAAACGCTACCGCAGCGAACTGGAAGACTACGTTGCGGCGCCCAGCACGGCCGGTCGGCTGATCCTGGAAGTCGAATCGCTGGCCTCCAACACCCGGCTGTACAAGGCGGCCGATAAACAGGGTTGGCTGGTCGAGTGCAAGCCGCCGGTGCTCAAATCCGGTCGCTCGACGCGCCCCGATCACGGTCGTTTGCGGAGCTTCCTGACCGACTTTGTGGCCCCCCGTCATCAATGCAAAATCAAATCCGGCGCGGCCGATCGGCTGGTCGACCTGATCGGGGACGACGCCGGTATGCTGGATACGGAAATCGCCAAGCTGGCCGTCAATCTGCCCGTCGGCGGCGAGATCACCGAAACCTTGGTCGACGACGTGGTTGCCGGCTGGCAGGGCAAGACGATGTGGGAAATCATCGACGCCGCCGCTTCGGGCAATGCCGCCGTGGCCCTACAGCATGTCGACCGCCTGCTGACCAGCGGCCAACGACCGATCGCCTTGCTGCCGCAACTGGCCTGGTCGCTGCGTCGACTGGGAATGGCCACCGCAGCCGTCGACGCCGCCGAACAACGCGGCCGGCGGAGCGGGTTGAGCGAAGCGTTTAAAGCTTCCGGTTTCCGTGGTCGACCGCAGGACATGCAACAAGCCGAACAGCAACTGAAACAACTCGGTCGCGAACGCGGCCGGCGGATCCTGCCCTGGCTGCTCGAAGCAGACCTCAAACTCAAAGGCAGCCACAGCAGCGAAGGCCGCGA